The Archangium lipolyticum genome window below encodes:
- a CDS encoding type IV pilus twitching motility protein PilT, which produces MDQATLNKLLTVGVQNGASDIHFRPGDPPIYRVNGVLRPLKMEKLHPDHTRQVALHIVQDPLTKTQIDSLQEYDTSYGLPGVARFRVNIYRQRGTLACILRIIPDEIPTIDGLGLPQVLKTIAGNDRGLVLVTGATGSGKSSTLAAMIDHINRSENLHILTIEDPVEFIYKNIKSSISQREIGPDTENFAIALRAALRQDPDVILVGEMRDTETIDIALKASETGHLVLSTVHTTDASRTINRLVSVFPAEEQAMVRMRLADSLRATVSQRLLPKADGKGRTVALEIMVQTKSVEQYIREDRTSELKDVIEKGRDMFGMQSFDQHLSQLYRQGVISLETAQSAATNPADFQRALEFE; this is translated from the coding sequence CTGGATCAGGCAACGCTCAACAAGCTGCTCACGGTCGGCGTGCAGAATGGCGCCTCGGACATCCACTTCCGGCCCGGCGATCCCCCCATCTATCGGGTCAACGGGGTGCTGCGGCCACTGAAGATGGAGAAGCTGCATCCGGACCACACCCGGCAGGTGGCGCTCCACATCGTTCAGGATCCGCTGACGAAGACCCAGATCGACAGCCTGCAGGAGTACGACACCTCCTATGGCCTGCCGGGGGTGGCGCGGTTCCGGGTGAACATCTACCGGCAGCGGGGCACGCTGGCCTGCATCCTGCGCATCATCCCGGACGAGATCCCCACCATCGACGGGCTGGGGCTGCCGCAGGTGCTCAAGACGATCGCCGGCAATGATCGCGGCCTGGTGCTGGTGACGGGGGCCACGGGCTCGGGCAAGAGCTCGACGCTCGCGGCGATGATCGACCACATCAACCGCTCCGAGAACCTGCACATCCTCACCATCGAGGACCCGGTCGAGTTCATCTACAAGAACATCAAGTCCTCCATCTCCCAGCGGGAGATCGGCCCGGACACGGAGAACTTCGCCATCGCGCTGCGCGCCGCGCTGCGTCAGGACCCGGACGTCATCCTGGTGGGCGAGATGCGCGACACGGAGACGATCGACATCGCGCTCAAGGCGTCGGAGACGGGCCACCTGGTGCTGTCCACGGTGCACACGACGGACGCCTCGAGGACCATCAACCGCCTGGTGTCGGTGTTCCCGGCCGAGGAGCAGGCGATGGTGCGCATGCGCCTGGCCGACAGCCTGCGCGCCACCGTCTCGCAGCGGCTGCTGCCGAAGGCGGACGGCAAGGGGCGCACGGTGGCGCTGGAGATCATGGTCCAGACCAAGTCGGTGGAGCAGTACATCCGCGAGGACCGGACGAGCGAGCTCAAGGACGTCATCGAGAAGGGCCGGGACATGTTCGGCATGCAGTCCTTCGATCAGCACCTGAGCCAGCTCTACCGCCAGGGCGTCATCTCCCTGGAGACGGCGCAGAGCGCGGCGACCAACCCCGCGGATTTCCAGCGAGCGCTCGAGTTCGAGTGA
- a CDS encoding STAS/SEC14 domain-containing protein, translating to MEVTLEGSIRPDEMRQFVEQSVEAIRDLAAQGRVVKSLADLRQFRAASLEATEILRQGQQAAMQAGMKRIAELVGSELASLQLNRVARASGMDRILRRFDNEQAARQWLESEDALDRV from the coding sequence GTGGAAGTCACCCTGGAAGGGAGCATCCGCCCGGACGAGATGCGGCAGTTCGTCGAGCAGTCCGTGGAAGCCATCCGCGACCTCGCGGCCCAGGGGCGGGTCGTGAAATCCCTCGCGGACCTGCGCCAGTTCCGCGCCGCCTCGCTCGAGGCGACGGAGATCCTCCGCCAGGGCCAGCAGGCCGCCATGCAGGCGGGCATGAAGCGCATCGCCGAGCTCGTCGGCAGTGAGCTCGCCTCGCTCCAGCTCAACCGTGTCGCGCGCGCCAGCGGCATGGACCGCATCCTCCGCCGCTTCGACAACGAGCAGGCCGCCCGGCAATGGCTCGAGAGCGAAGACGCGCTCGACAGGGTCTGA
- the menE gene encoding o-succinylbenzoate--CoA ligase, whose translation MKWTCPIRAGAERHPEALALTFAGERWTYRELDAGIGRWVSALQSRGVKAGERVALLATNHAAVAHLFFALGRLGGVLAPLNARLTRAELQPLVEDVAPRLTLALGALAERLPGAEPLESFADTAHSASPDDLPLGTKTPRVILFTSGTTGRPKGAILTEGNFRASARGSEGNLGAYPGPRWLGTLPLFHVGGLAMLTRTAYDGGCLVLRERFEAEDTNRAIDEEGVTHASFVATTLERVLDARKDRPVPATFRLALIGGGPVPAPLLARARAAGILALQTYGLTEACSQVTTEHPDESDGRTAGRPLPGMEVRIVSPEGEVLGPGREGDIEVRGPTVMAGYLNRPEATREALRDGWLRTKDMGMLDERGRLTVLSRRTDLIVRGGENIYPAELEAVLASHPAVQEAAVVGVPDARWGEIPVAFVAMRGGASLPEDLGAWCRESLAGFKVPARFLAIETLPRNAMGKLERTVLRERALSA comes from the coding sequence ATGAAGTGGACGTGTCCCATCCGAGCGGGTGCCGAGCGGCATCCAGAGGCGCTGGCGCTCACCTTCGCGGGAGAACGGTGGACGTATCGAGAGCTGGACGCGGGGATAGGCCGGTGGGTATCCGCGCTCCAGTCACGAGGCGTGAAAGCAGGGGAGCGGGTGGCACTGCTGGCGACGAACCACGCGGCGGTGGCACACCTCTTCTTCGCACTCGGGAGACTGGGCGGGGTGCTGGCGCCGCTCAACGCGAGGCTCACCCGGGCGGAGCTCCAGCCTCTGGTCGAGGACGTGGCCCCGAGGCTCACACTGGCGCTCGGTGCGCTCGCGGAGCGCCTTCCGGGGGCGGAGCCGCTGGAGTCCTTCGCCGACACGGCACACTCCGCCTCACCCGACGACCTGCCCCTCGGGACGAAGACACCGCGGGTCATCCTCTTCACCTCGGGGACGACGGGCCGGCCGAAGGGGGCGATCCTGACGGAGGGGAACTTCCGGGCCTCGGCGAGGGGCTCGGAGGGGAACCTGGGGGCGTACCCGGGGCCGCGCTGGCTGGGGACGCTGCCGCTCTTCCACGTGGGGGGCCTGGCGATGCTGACGCGCACGGCATACGACGGGGGATGCCTCGTCCTGCGGGAGCGCTTCGAGGCGGAGGACACGAACCGGGCCATCGACGAGGAGGGCGTCACCCACGCGAGCTTCGTGGCGACGACACTGGAGCGCGTGCTGGACGCGCGGAAGGACCGGCCGGTGCCGGCCACGTTCCGGCTGGCGCTGATCGGCGGAGGGCCTGTACCGGCGCCGCTGCTGGCGCGAGCGCGGGCGGCGGGGATCCTGGCGCTCCAGACGTACGGCCTTACGGAGGCCTGCTCGCAGGTGACGACGGAGCACCCGGACGAATCGGACGGGCGTACGGCGGGCCGGCCGCTGCCGGGGATGGAGGTCCGCATCGTGAGCCCCGAGGGCGAGGTCCTGGGTCCGGGGAGGGAAGGGGACATCGAGGTCCGCGGTCCGACGGTGATGGCGGGCTACCTGAACCGGCCGGAGGCCACGCGCGAGGCGCTGAGGGACGGGTGGCTGAGGACGAAGGACATGGGGATGCTGGACGAGCGGGGGCGCCTCACGGTGCTGTCGAGGCGGACGGACCTGATCGTCCGGGGCGGGGAGAACATCTATCCGGCGGAGCTGGAGGCGGTCCTTGCCTCGCACCCGGCGGTGCAGGAGGCGGCGGTGGTGGGAGTCCCGGACGCGCGCTGGGGCGAGATTCCCGTGGCCTTCGTGGCGATGCGCGGCGGGGCCTCACTGCCGGAGGACCTGGGGGCGTGGTGCCGGGAGTCCCTCGCGGGCTTCAAGGTGCCGGCCCGCTTCCTGGCCATCGAGACCTTGCCCCGCAACGCCATGGGCAAGCTGGAGCGGACGGTGCTGCGCGAGCGGGCGCTGTCGGCCTGA
- the menC gene encoding o-succinylbenzoate synthase: MRITEASIQRLKLEMVHPLKTARGTYEAREGFVVSLRDEEGRVGQGEAMPLREFGTESAIECEQALEQYLSNLSRGLNPCMPPLPLGEGWGEGLHANTPAARHAIEQALLDLQSQREGIPLSHLLSAEARGEVQVNALLGAQGAEALAEEARRAVAEGYTTLKVKVAGRPLDEDAARLSAVREAVGPDIRLRVDANGGWKEPEALLALESLSGYGLELCEQPVAAEDPDALFRLCERAPCPLAADESLAFPELLQKLLTHPRTVGILVLKPMVLGGLLPTLAVAREAARRGMDAYVTSSLDGVIARAGAAHVAAALPSGRYASGLGVGHLFKNEPENHPFRPVRGRITLPRKPGLGVSG, encoded by the coding sequence ATGCGCATCACGGAGGCATCCATCCAGCGGTTGAAGCTGGAGATGGTGCACCCGCTGAAGACGGCGAGAGGCACGTACGAAGCGCGAGAAGGCTTCGTGGTGAGCCTGAGGGACGAGGAGGGGCGTGTCGGTCAAGGCGAGGCGATGCCGTTGAGGGAGTTCGGCACGGAATCAGCAATCGAGTGCGAACAAGCCCTGGAGCAGTACCTGTCGAACCTGAGCCGTGGATTGAACCCGTGTATGCCCCCTCTCCCTCTGGGAGAGGGTTGGGGTGAGGGTCTACACGCGAACACCCCCGCGGCCAGACACGCAATCGAGCAAGCGCTCCTGGATCTCCAATCCCAGCGCGAGGGAATCCCGCTGAGCCACCTGCTGAGCGCCGAGGCGCGAGGAGAGGTGCAGGTCAACGCGCTGCTTGGGGCGCAGGGAGCGGAAGCGCTCGCGGAGGAAGCGAGACGAGCGGTGGCGGAGGGCTACACGACGCTGAAGGTGAAGGTAGCGGGTCGCCCGCTGGATGAAGACGCGGCGAGACTGTCCGCGGTACGCGAAGCGGTCGGTCCAGACATCCGACTGCGAGTGGACGCGAACGGAGGCTGGAAGGAACCGGAGGCGCTGCTAGCGCTGGAGTCCCTGAGCGGCTACGGGCTCGAGCTGTGCGAGCAGCCGGTGGCGGCGGAAGATCCCGATGCACTGTTCCGGCTGTGCGAGCGCGCCCCGTGCCCGCTGGCGGCGGACGAGTCGCTGGCGTTCCCGGAGCTCCTCCAGAAGCTCCTGACCCACCCGCGAACGGTGGGAATCCTGGTGCTCAAGCCGATGGTGTTGGGGGGCCTGTTACCGACGCTCGCGGTGGCACGAGAGGCAGCGAGAAGAGGCATGGACGCATACGTGACGAGCTCACTGGACGGGGTGATCGCCCGAGCGGGAGCGGCCCACGTGGCGGCGGCGCTGCCGTCGGGGAGGTACGCGTCGGGGCTCGGGGTGGGGCACCTCTTCAAGAACGAGCCAGAGAACCACCCATTCCGTCCGGTGCGAGGCCGCATCACCCTTCCGAGGAAGCCGGGCCTGGGGGTGAGCGGATGA
- a CDS encoding 1,4-dihydroxy-2-naphthoate polyprenyltransferase, which translates to MNAIAPVVEAPRPTLKTWLMAARPKTLTAALVPVMVGTALAYGLGVGRWLPALAALVGAMLIQIGTNLTNDYYDFKKGADTEERLGPKRVTQSGLIAPGTVLASALLCFGLAVVTGIYLVVVGGWPIVAIGLASVLAGYAYTGGPFPLAYNGLGDVFVFVFFGLVAVPGTFYVQALTVSPAAWWAAIPVGAIGTALLVVNNLRDETTDTKAGKRTLVVRLGSTAGKAEYVVLLMAAYATPVAMWALGLASPWVLLALLSVPVAVAPLKLVMGEKGAALNPALGGTARLQLVFGVLFSVGLLLR; encoded by the coding sequence ATGAACGCGATTGCACCCGTGGTGGAGGCACCTCGCCCCACCTTGAAGACGTGGTTGATGGCGGCGCGGCCGAAGACGCTGACGGCGGCGCTGGTGCCGGTGATGGTGGGGACGGCGCTGGCGTACGGACTGGGCGTGGGCCGCTGGCTGCCGGCATTGGCGGCGCTGGTGGGCGCGATGCTGATCCAGATCGGCACGAACCTGACGAACGACTATTACGACTTCAAGAAGGGGGCGGACACGGAGGAGCGGCTGGGGCCGAAGCGGGTGACGCAGAGCGGGCTGATCGCGCCGGGGACGGTGCTGGCGAGTGCGCTGCTGTGCTTCGGGCTGGCGGTGGTGACGGGCATCTACCTGGTGGTGGTGGGAGGGTGGCCGATCGTGGCGATCGGGCTGGCGTCGGTGCTCGCGGGGTACGCGTACACGGGAGGCCCGTTCCCGCTGGCGTACAACGGATTGGGAGACGTGTTCGTCTTCGTGTTCTTCGGGTTGGTGGCGGTGCCGGGGACGTTCTACGTGCAGGCGCTGACGGTGAGCCCGGCGGCGTGGTGGGCGGCGATTCCGGTGGGGGCGATCGGTACGGCGCTGCTGGTGGTGAACAACCTGCGGGACGAGACGACGGACACGAAGGCGGGCAAGAGGACGCTGGTGGTGCGGTTGGGGTCGACGGCGGGCAAGGCGGAGTACGTGGTGCTGCTGATGGCGGCCTACGCGACGCCGGTGGCGATGTGGGCCCTGGGGCTGGCGAGCCCGTGGGTGTTGCTGGCGCTGCTGAGCGTGCCGGTGGCGGTGGCGCCGTTGAAGCTGGTGATGGGGGAGAAGGGGGCGGCATTGAACCCGGCGCTGGGAGGGACGGCGAGACTGCAACTGGTGTTCGGGGTGCTGTTCTCGGTGGGCCTGCTGCTGAGGTGA
- the menH gene encoding 2-succinyl-6-hydroxy-2,4-cyclohexadiene-1-carboxylate synthase has product MALKLAYETWGEGKYPLLLLHGFTGNRSSFDHLRPLLSEQVRAIAVDLPGHGETPLPSRTGRDGFLETVEALFGVLDELKVPTANLLGYSQGARFALAAALTKPERFGRLIMESGSPGLHRRQERTERRAKDANLATFIRQKGVEAFVAHWESQPIFAGLRNLPAEQQEVLRSRRRACTVEGLVGALECLGLGVQPDYWPELQRQRLPTLLLTGALDEKFTQIARRMAAELPVVWRRTFEGSSHAPHLEAPEEYASEVVSFLRTPWYEAPQFENAAPDKSAAGGQG; this is encoded by the coding sequence ATGGCTCTGAAGCTGGCGTACGAGACCTGGGGAGAGGGCAAATACCCGCTCCTCCTCCTGCACGGATTCACGGGGAATCGCTCCTCGTTCGATCACCTGCGTCCGCTGCTGAGCGAGCAGGTGCGGGCCATCGCGGTGGATCTGCCGGGCCATGGAGAGACGCCGCTGCCCTCGAGGACGGGGCGGGACGGCTTCCTGGAGACGGTGGAGGCGTTGTTCGGAGTGCTGGACGAGCTGAAGGTGCCGACGGCGAACCTGCTGGGGTATTCGCAGGGAGCGCGGTTCGCGCTGGCCGCGGCGCTGACGAAGCCCGAGCGCTTCGGGCGGCTGATCATGGAGAGCGGCTCGCCCGGGTTGCACCGGCGCCAGGAGCGGACGGAGCGGAGGGCGAAGGACGCGAACCTGGCGACCTTCATCCGGCAGAAGGGCGTGGAGGCGTTCGTGGCGCATTGGGAGTCGCAGCCGATCTTCGCGGGGCTGCGCAACCTGCCCGCCGAGCAGCAGGAGGTGCTGCGGTCCCGGCGGCGCGCGTGCACGGTGGAGGGGCTGGTGGGGGCGCTGGAGTGCCTGGGTCTGGGCGTGCAGCCGGACTACTGGCCGGAGCTGCAGCGCCAGCGGCTGCCGACGCTGCTGCTGACGGGGGCGTTGGACGAGAAGTTCACGCAGATCGCTCGGCGGATGGCGGCGGAGCTGCCGGTGGTGTGGAGGCGCACGTTCGAGGGGAGCAGCCATGCTCCGCATCTGGAGGCGCCGGAGGAGTACGCCAGCGAGGTGGTGTCCTTCCTGCGGACTCCCTGGTACGAAGCGCCGCAGTTCGAGAATGCCGCGCCGGACAAGAGCGCGGCCGGGGGCCAGGGCTAG
- the menD gene encoding 2-succinyl-5-enolpyruvyl-6-hydroxy-3-cyclohexene-1-carboxylic-acid synthase, with the protein MSDANLNQLWARAVLEELVRGGVRHAVVCPGSRSSPLALACVRTQGLRTWSVIDERSAGFFALGLAKQSRAPAVLVATSGTAGAHFYPAVIEAAMSQVPLVVLTADRPLELQGWGAPQTVPQGRFFGEFARLFADVGLPEASDAALVHLRATVARAVSQASRAPRGTVHLNMQFREPLAPTAEDFDAEHLSALAREGRKGAPLTRIVPPTRQPDPQVLEQVRARVADVERGVIVCGPRDENDGFAEAIASLAEATGYPVLAEATSQARYGGGPATVSLYDAMLRHEPFAKAHRPELVLRFGGGLTPKGPQAWIDGSGAEVVLFSDEGGLFDPAHRASRVVEGSAVAACEALGKGLSRGLGPWARSFLWAEQWTRAALESAFSEDPSLTEMRIAHDVVAALPDGANLFVSSSMPIRDVDAFAPSMGRRLRVLANRGANGIDGIISSALGVAAVSARPTVLLTGDLAFLHDVGGLLTARRSGVPLTVVVVNNDGGGIFSFLPIAQAEAAQKHYEPLWGTPHGVDLSHAAALYQTRFKRPDSPAALRAAVAEGLKGGLHLIEVKVAERTKNVDLHRQLFARMAVSLGEGPWL; encoded by the coding sequence ATGTCTGACGCCAACTTGAACCAGCTCTGGGCGCGGGCGGTGTTGGAGGAGCTGGTTCGCGGAGGCGTGCGGCACGCGGTGGTCTGCCCGGGCTCGCGTTCCTCTCCCCTGGCGCTCGCGTGTGTGAGGACCCAGGGGCTTCGGACCTGGTCCGTCATCGACGAGCGCAGCGCGGGCTTCTTCGCCCTGGGGCTGGCCAAGCAGTCGCGTGCGCCCGCGGTGCTGGTGGCCACGAGCGGAACGGCGGGCGCGCACTTCTACCCGGCGGTGATCGAAGCGGCCATGTCGCAGGTGCCGCTGGTGGTGCTGACTGCGGACCGGCCGTTGGAGCTGCAAGGGTGGGGCGCGCCACAGACGGTGCCCCAGGGGAGGTTCTTCGGGGAGTTCGCGCGGCTGTTCGCGGACGTGGGGCTGCCGGAGGCGAGCGACGCGGCGCTGGTGCACCTGCGCGCCACGGTGGCGCGGGCCGTGAGCCAGGCCTCGCGGGCCCCGAGGGGCACGGTGCACCTCAACATGCAGTTCCGCGAGCCGCTCGCGCCCACGGCGGAGGACTTCGACGCGGAGCACCTCTCCGCGCTGGCCCGGGAGGGGCGGAAGGGGGCGCCGCTCACGCGCATCGTTCCGCCGACGCGCCAGCCGGACCCCCAGGTGCTGGAGCAGGTGCGTGCCCGGGTGGCGGACGTCGAGCGCGGCGTCATCGTCTGCGGCCCCCGGGACGAGAACGACGGTTTCGCGGAGGCGATCGCCTCGCTGGCCGAGGCCACGGGCTATCCGGTGCTGGCCGAGGCCACCTCGCAGGCGCGCTATGGCGGCGGCCCGGCCACGGTGTCGCTCTATGACGCGATGCTGCGGCACGAGCCCTTCGCCAAGGCGCACCGGCCGGAGCTGGTGCTGCGCTTCGGCGGGGGCCTGACGCCCAAGGGGCCGCAGGCGTGGATCGACGGCTCGGGCGCGGAGGTGGTGCTCTTCAGCGACGAGGGAGGGCTCTTCGATCCGGCCCACCGGGCGTCACGGGTGGTGGAGGGCTCGGCGGTGGCGGCCTGCGAGGCGCTGGGCAAGGGGCTCTCGCGGGGCCTGGGCCCGTGGGCGCGCAGCTTCCTGTGGGCCGAGCAGTGGACGCGGGCGGCGCTGGAGTCGGCGTTCTCGGAGGATCCCTCGCTCACGGAGATGCGGATCGCGCACGACGTGGTGGCGGCGCTGCCGGACGGGGCGAACCTCTTCGTGTCCAGCAGCATGCCCATCCGCGACGTGGACGCCTTCGCGCCGTCGATGGGCCGGCGGCTCCGGGTGCTGGCCAACCGGGGCGCCAACGGCATCGATGGAATCATCTCGAGCGCACTGGGGGTGGCCGCGGTCTCGGCGCGTCCCACGGTGCTGCTCACGGGCGACCTGGCCTTCCTGCACGACGTGGGCGGGCTGCTCACGGCGCGGCGGAGCGGGGTGCCCCTGACGGTGGTGGTGGTGAACAACGACGGGGGAGGCATCTTCTCCTTCCTTCCCATCGCGCAGGCCGAGGCGGCCCAGAAGCACTACGAGCCGTTGTGGGGCACGCCGCATGGCGTGGACCTGTCGCACGCGGCCGCGCTCTACCAGACGCGCTTCAAGCGCCCGGACTCGCCGGCGGCCCTGAGGGCGGCGGTGGCCGAGGGGCTCAAGGGCGGCCTGCACCTCATCGAGGTGAAGGTGGCGGAGCGCACGAAGAACGTGGATCTGCACCGGCAGCTCTTCGCGAGGATGGCTGTCTCACTGGGAGAAGGCCCATGGCTCTGA
- a CDS encoding isochorismate synthase, whose translation MTTLGPVEGGRWVAGVMPLAAVDPLAGAEVLGEPSVYWERPLAREAVAGWGEASAVEAGSAAQAQAVLKAISAPDSMRWLGEAPSALPGPWFGGMRFSAVGGDEGWVPFGFGRWTLPEVVVWREGTGLLAAAFAHEGPGAEDVLRSRLARVGAAFPAGYRHPTGGPQNLKLSSSRPDFEGRVVRAVETINAGGLQKVVMARAVEVEGERVFDRVDVLARLREQNPRCATFLFRAPDGTAFLGATPETLCRVEGRRLETEALAGSAPPAQAGSLEASDKDRREHETVVRYILKALKPLAERVEADAEPALLPLRNVVHLRTGIRAELREGVGVAELVAALHPTPAVGGTPREHALEFLLEHEALDRGWYAGPVGWVGLGRAHQMVALRSARVKESKARLFVGAGIVAGSSAESEWRETEMKSLAMLRALGGGHV comes from the coding sequence ATGACGACGCTCGGACCCGTTGAGGGAGGCCGCTGGGTGGCGGGGGTGATGCCCCTGGCCGCGGTGGATCCGCTCGCGGGTGCGGAGGTGTTGGGAGAGCCTTCCGTGTACTGGGAGCGTCCGCTCGCACGGGAGGCGGTGGCGGGGTGGGGCGAGGCGTCGGCGGTGGAGGCCGGGAGCGCCGCGCAGGCCCAGGCGGTGTTGAAGGCGATCTCCGCGCCGGATTCCATGCGGTGGCTGGGCGAGGCGCCGTCCGCGTTGCCGGGCCCCTGGTTCGGCGGCATGCGCTTCTCGGCGGTGGGCGGGGACGAGGGCTGGGTGCCGTTCGGCTTCGGCCGGTGGACGCTGCCGGAGGTGGTGGTGTGGCGCGAGGGCACGGGCCTGCTCGCGGCGGCCTTCGCGCACGAGGGCCCCGGGGCCGAGGACGTGTTGCGCTCGCGGCTGGCGCGGGTGGGCGCGGCCTTCCCGGCCGGGTACCGTCACCCCACCGGTGGGCCCCAGAATCTGAAGCTGTCTTCGTCGCGGCCGGACTTCGAGGGGCGCGTGGTGCGCGCGGTGGAGACGATCAACGCCGGGGGTCTCCAGAAGGTGGTGATGGCGCGGGCGGTGGAGGTGGAGGGCGAGCGCGTCTTCGATCGGGTGGACGTGCTGGCCCGGCTGCGCGAGCAGAACCCGCGCTGCGCCACCTTCCTCTTCCGGGCGCCGGACGGGACGGCCTTCCTGGGAGCCACGCCGGAGACGCTGTGCCGGGTGGAGGGGCGCCGGTTGGAGACGGAGGCGCTCGCGGGCTCCGCTCCGCCCGCGCAGGCCGGCTCGCTGGAGGCGAGCGACAAGGACCGGCGCGAGCACGAGACGGTGGTGCGCTACATCCTCAAGGCGCTCAAGCCGCTGGCCGAGCGCGTCGAGGCGGACGCGGAGCCGGCGCTGCTCCCGTTGAGGAACGTGGTGCACCTGCGCACGGGCATCCGCGCCGAGCTGCGCGAGGGGGTGGGGGTGGCCGAGCTGGTGGCGGCGCTGCACCCCACACCAGCGGTGGGTGGAACGCCGCGGGAGCACGCACTGGAGTTCCTGCTCGAGCACGAGGCGCTGGATCGCGGCTGGTACGCGGGACCGGTTGGCTGGGTAGGACTCGGGCGGGCGCATCAGATGGTGGCGCTGCGCTCGGCGCGGGTAAAGGAATCAAAGGCACGACTCTTCGTGGGTGCTGGTATCGTGGCGGGCTCAAGCGCCGAATCGGAATGGCGCGAGACGGAGATGAAGAGCCTGGCCATGCTCAGGGCCCTCGGAGGAGGACATGTCTGA
- the aroF gene encoding 3-deoxy-7-phosphoheptulonate synthase, whose amino-acid sequence MSGKPGEEGGGKPRESTPRVARASKPEGTCVRVGRVEIGGPGFVVMAGPCAVEGLEQTEQTAAAVAAAGAHVLRGGVFKPRTSPYAFQGMGEPGLRVLAEAARKAGLPIVSEVMEATQIPLMVEHVDILQVGARNMQNFPLLRALGKVRKPVLLKRGLAATFQEWMLAAEYLLDGGNEQVILCERGIRTFETAMRNTLDLAAVALAKQHTHLPVIVDPSHATGVPELIQPMALAAAAAGADGLIIEVHPRPEQALCDGQQALTPERFQQLMRRLPGVLHAVDRHLWRPEIPAHVAGAR is encoded by the coding sequence GTGAGTGGCAAGCCAGGTGAGGAGGGCGGAGGAAAGCCCCGGGAGAGCACTCCCCGTGTGGCCCGGGCGTCGAAGCCCGAGGGCACGTGCGTGCGGGTGGGCCGGGTGGAGATCGGCGGTCCCGGTTTCGTGGTGATGGCCGGCCCGTGCGCCGTGGAAGGGCTGGAGCAGACGGAGCAGACCGCCGCCGCGGTGGCCGCCGCTGGCGCCCATGTGCTGCGCGGTGGGGTATTCAAGCCTCGCACCAGCCCCTACGCATTCCAGGGAATGGGAGAGCCGGGCCTGCGCGTGCTGGCCGAGGCCGCGCGCAAGGCGGGGCTGCCCATCGTCAGCGAGGTGATGGAGGCCACGCAGATTCCGCTCATGGTGGAGCACGTGGACATCCTCCAGGTGGGCGCGCGCAACATGCAGAACTTCCCGCTGCTGCGCGCGCTGGGGAAGGTGCGCAAGCCGGTGCTGCTCAAGCGGGGCCTGGCGGCGACGTTCCAGGAGTGGATGCTGGCCGCCGAGTACCTGCTGGACGGTGGCAACGAGCAGGTCATCCTCTGTGAGCGCGGCATCCGGACCTTCGAGACGGCCATGCGCAACACGTTGGACCTGGCCGCGGTGGCGCTGGCGAAACAGCACACGCACCTGCCGGTCATCGTGGACCCGTCGCACGCCACGGGCGTGCCGGAGCTCATCCAGCCCATGGCGCTGGCGGCGGCGGCGGCGGGCGCGGACGGGCTGATCATTGAAGTGCATCCGAGGCCCGAGCAGGCCCTGTGCGACGGGCAGCAGGCCCTCACACCGGAGCGTTTCCAACAATTGATGCGGCGGCTGCCGGGTGTGCTACACGCCGTGGACCGTCACCTTTGGAGGCCGGAAATCCCGGCCCATGTCGCGGGGGCTCGATGA
- the ubiE gene encoding bifunctional demethylmenaquinone methyltransferase/2-methoxy-6-polyprenyl-1,4-benzoquinol methylase UbiE — protein MSTEVRQMFSSIATRYDVTNEVLSFGIHRLWRRTAVRLSGAKEGSAVLDCATGTGDLALAFKRKVGASGRVMGTDFCKEMLDSAPAKAAREGLQVEFQVADAMDLPFADDSFDVASIAFGIRNVDDPVKCLKEMARVVRPGGRVVVLEFGQPTGFFGALFRMYSKVIMPAIGGLLTGNRAAYEYLPRTSAAFPAGDRFLALMDQAGAYKERVAHPMTFGTSYVYVGTVR, from the coding sequence ATGAGCACCGAAGTCCGTCAGATGTTCTCCTCCATCGCCACGCGCTACGACGTGACGAACGAGGTCCTGTCGTTCGGCATCCACCGGCTGTGGCGGCGCACGGCCGTGCGGCTCAGCGGCGCAAAGGAGGGCAGCGCCGTCCTCGACTGCGCCACCGGTACCGGAGACCTGGCGCTGGCCTTCAAGCGCAAGGTGGGCGCTTCTGGCCGCGTGATGGGCACCGACTTCTGCAAGGAGATGCTGGACAGCGCTCCCGCCAAGGCCGCTCGCGAGGGGCTCCAGGTCGAGTTCCAGGTGGCCGATGCCATGGACCTCCCCTTCGCGGACGACAGCTTCGACGTGGCCTCCATCGCCTTCGGCATCCGCAACGTGGATGACCCGGTGAAGTGCCTCAAGGAGATGGCCCGCGTGGTGCGCCCCGGCGGCCGCGTGGTGGTGCTCGAGTTCGGCCAGCCCACCGGCTTCTTCGGCGCCCTCTTCCGTATGTACAGCAAGGTGATCATGCCCGCCATCGGTGGCCTGCTCACCGGCAACCGCGCCGCCTACGAGTACCTCCCCCGCACCTCGGCCGCCTTCCCGGCCGGTGACAGGTTCCTCGCCCTGATGGATCAGGCCGGCGCCTACAAGGAGCGAGTGGCCCACCCGATGACGTTTGGCACATCCTACGTCTATGTCGGGACCGTCCGCTGA